A single Bacillus sp. HMF5848 DNA region contains:
- a CDS encoding PAS domain-containing sensor histidine kinase, which yields MQMSKNGLKLFIMYIFVVFVPSLIISGYLIYAEKKEIQTEQALKVNTYTQFHKNHIDRLIGETIVSLETLTLLRTNDNNKIQTMLQKTYERDPRYAGLFYVNPKGDIVIGTKELKTPVSIVNQEFYLSAKIQKNTVISEAIDEIDDHRVVAILTPILNKNREITGYLLATLRLDYMKNVIRELTPDIHLLLVDGLNQSLLNTSNTKAEQYLVQVQLDKVPWRLYANPKKIDHSQLVKFSTLTLLITIAFSHVLFLLVKYILLKRQARRERHQNETQKMEMIGTLAASTAHEIRNPLTGIKGLIHLLQEKYSHEPEDTFYFSVINEEINRINQIVNEFLVLGKPTAEVFSKCNIVTIVKEVEPIIKSEANLYNAIVRFEYDSNDINVDCANVQIKQVILNLSKNALEAIEDTGNVAIFITAEEQNCIITVTDNGKGIPDHIMPNIFNPFVTQKTAGTGLGLVVCKRIVELHKGTIHVTSTVGVGTSVKITIPLA from the coding sequence ATGCAAATGTCTAAAAATGGCCTTAAACTATTTATCATGTATATATTTGTTGTATTTGTTCCTTCCCTAATTATCTCTGGATACTTAATTTACGCTGAGAAAAAAGAAATTCAAACGGAACAGGCTTTAAAAGTAAATACATACACTCAGTTTCACAAAAATCACATAGATCGACTTATCGGAGAGACAATTGTTAGCCTTGAAACGTTAACACTGCTCAGAACAAATGACAATAATAAAATCCAAACTATGTTGCAAAAAACATACGAACGTGATCCTCGCTATGCAGGTTTATTTTACGTTAATCCTAAAGGCGACATTGTTATAGGTACGAAGGAGCTAAAAACACCCGTATCTATTGTAAATCAAGAATTTTATCTATCTGCTAAAATTCAAAAAAATACAGTAATCTCTGAAGCAATAGACGAAATTGATGACCATAGAGTCGTTGCCATATTAACTCCTATACTGAATAAAAACCGAGAAATAACGGGATACTTATTAGCTACGTTACGACTAGATTATATGAAAAATGTAATAAGAGAATTAACTCCAGACATCCATCTTCTTTTAGTAGACGGCCTTAATCAATCATTATTAAATACTAGTAACACTAAGGCCGAACAATATTTAGTTCAAGTTCAGCTTGATAAAGTACCTTGGCGATTGTATGCAAATCCGAAGAAAATTGACCATAGTCAGCTTGTTAAGTTCTCAACTCTTACACTATTAATAACTATCGCGTTTTCTCATGTTCTATTTTTATTAGTAAAATATATCTTACTTAAACGACAGGCTAGACGCGAACGGCATCAAAATGAAACACAAAAAATGGAGATGATTGGTACTCTTGCTGCAAGTACAGCCCATGAGATTAGAAATCCTTTAACAGGTATAAAGGGGCTCATACATTTATTACAGGAAAAATATAGTCATGAACCGGAGGATACGTTTTATTTTTCTGTTATAAATGAAGAAATCAATCGTATTAATCAAATAGTGAATGAATTTCTCGTACTCGGAAAACCGACTGCTGAGGTTTTCAGTAAATGCAATATAGTTACTATTGTAAAAGAAGTGGAACCAATAATAAAATCTGAAGCGAACTTGTATAATGCAATCGTTCGCTTTGAATATGATAGCAATGATATTAATGTTGATTGCGCCAATGTTCAAATAAAGCAAGTTATATTAAATTTATCAAAAAATGCCTTAGAAGCTATTGAAGACACAGGAAATGTGGCTATTTTTATTACAGCGGAAGAACAGAATTGCATCATTACGGTCACAGATAATGGAAAAGGCATCCCAGACCATATCATGCCAAATATTTTCAATCCATTTGTTACACAGAAAACAGCAGGTACTGGACTAGGGCTTGTTGTATGTAAGAGAATTGTTGAATTGCATAAAGGTACTATCCATGTAACGAGTACCGTCGGAGTAGGTACATCTGTGAAAATTACAATCCCATTAGCTTAG
- a CDS encoding S-layer homology domain-containing protein — MIQFIHSNMRKQGQHTEITLYVSDHSMEFADELGNRKEKTGQYELEKSARNYVSKNFPNVKNATIKIVAGSMLIGTLTLGTLTPKAGAEEQVNQTQSNTNSNDSSATGSNDTQASNDTNETPTNSNTVTGDSQGDDTNGDTTFPVKDVVDFKDVSDEDEFYKYIKDLAAYGVIQGVQPDKYGTYDNITRAQAAKIIAKVAGIEVTDTNVDPGFRDVVKGGTDAEYGWAYPYVAALQNAGVIKGYEVNGENEFRPRDPVTREQMAKMLANAFALNGDELITEGEGANWSDPYIQLLIDAGITSYDSPDEFRKTEATKRGQLAKFVYETRASVGYVGLVETVTDSTITISGVDYPLTDNVKKILNPANEEFLQNADISVGYNDAGEINEVLWLSIIDIDDEGGLVNFDGQDATIKDVYVFATNVNIENLNVEGDLTIYAGETLEATNVNVGARTIYVGDEDETADEFPSDLVFADSKLGLLYLAKHNLNFTTKGTTTIHKMFVEGTNMSIEAPNITVEKFEIADNAELKVAPGLHVNKLVVPAGKAAADVITNYDDILSTVKQVGDTDNPSHTGVAKPVAFYSFIDEEIFAVAGESETLPVTATAYNVPADTKLLYKITLLQDGEPLTDQEIYYEGGDIPIKTDIDGVALFGPADGFTAESVNLADGATQNFTTTFLSGGNYELHVQLVDAVDKSLAIGAQGTQHIYVGEAGNVTFDFGPDFDLLKEGEATTFNLTATASDINETIPMQFKILLTDIEGTPLANQKFSYTTIEGNPSSFETNQEGEAIFGPQEGFTVGALNLQGGVTIPVTINMHESGRYVMDIGLVTKENPDIAVGEFTEKEFTVNAPGDMSKTTFSGFDTFVAGTQNEFAVNLKAENVTLDDVSYKAMLVDEDENPVTNYRVEYYDNDLQDWIDVVVIEDEMFFGPYAGIAPEDTNLASGEEVKFRASIDKPGTYNFKVAVVDTLDSDVLVDDWAITTFTVATAPTS; from the coding sequence TTGATTCAATTTATACATTCTAACATGCGAAAACAAGGGCAACATACAGAAATCACTTTATATGTTTCTGATCACTCGATGGAGTTTGCAGATGAACTGGGAAACCGAAAAGAGAAAACCGGACAATATGAATTAGAAAAAAGTGCACGGAATTATGTATCAAAAAACTTTCCAAACGTAAAAAATGCAACAATTAAAATTGTGGCGGGCTCTATGTTAATAGGGACTTTAACATTAGGAACTTTAACACCAAAGGCCGGTGCCGAGGAGCAGGTTAATCAAACGCAAAGTAACACGAACTCTAATGACAGTTCAGCGACAGGATCAAATGATACGCAAGCTTCTAACGATACGAATGAAACGCCAACTAATAGTAATACAGTAACGGGTGATAGCCAAGGTGATGATACGAATGGCGACACGACTTTTCCAGTTAAAGATGTAGTTGATTTTAAAGATGTTAGTGATGAGGATGAATTTTATAAATATATTAAAGATTTAGCAGCATATGGTGTTATTCAAGGTGTGCAGCCAGATAAATACGGTACATATGATAACATTACACGAGCACAAGCAGCGAAAATAATCGCAAAAGTCGCGGGTATTGAAGTAACTGATACCAACGTGGATCCTGGGTTTAGAGATGTTGTAAAAGGTGGCACGGATGCTGAATATGGCTGGGCATATCCATATGTGGCAGCTTTACAGAATGCGGGTGTAATTAAAGGGTACGAAGTGAATGGTGAAAATGAGTTCCGTCCAAGAGATCCTGTTACCCGAGAGCAAATGGCTAAAATGCTTGCTAATGCTTTTGCTTTAAATGGAGATGAGCTAATTACTGAAGGGGAAGGAGCGAACTGGTCAGACCCATATATACAGTTACTAATCGATGCAGGTATCACATCGTACGACAGTCCTGATGAGTTTAGGAAAACAGAAGCAACGAAAAGAGGACAGCTTGCTAAGTTTGTATACGAAACAAGAGCTTCTGTTGGGTATGTAGGTTTAGTTGAAACAGTGACAGATTCAACAATTACTATTTCAGGAGTAGACTATCCACTTACCGACAATGTGAAAAAAATATTAAACCCTGCTAATGAAGAATTTTTACAAAACGCTGATATTAGTGTTGGTTATAATGATGCGGGGGAAATCAATGAAGTATTATGGCTTAGCATCATTGATATAGATGATGAAGGCGGACTTGTAAACTTCGATGGACAAGATGCAACCATTAAAGATGTTTATGTGTTTGCGACTAATGTTAATATTGAGAATCTTAACGTTGAAGGAGACTTAACTATTTACGCAGGAGAGACATTAGAAGCAACAAATGTAAATGTTGGCGCTCGTACTATATATGTTGGAGATGAAGATGAGACGGCAGATGAGTTCCCAAGTGATTTAGTATTTGCTGATTCTAAACTAGGGTTACTATATTTAGCTAAACATAATTTGAACTTTACCACTAAAGGAACTACTACAATTCATAAAATGTTTGTAGAAGGTACGAACATGTCTATAGAAGCACCTAATATAACAGTAGAGAAATTTGAAATAGCAGATAATGCCGAATTAAAGGTTGCACCAGGATTACATGTTAACAAACTAGTTGTACCGGCTGGCAAAGCAGCTGCAGATGTTATAACTAATTATGACGATATATTATCAACTGTAAAACAAGTGGGGGACACAGATAATCCGAGTCATACTGGTGTGGCAAAGCCGGTCGCATTTTATAGCTTTATTGATGAAGAAATTTTTGCAGTGGCTGGAGAATCGGAAACTCTACCTGTAACAGCAACAGCATATAATGTCCCTGCTGACACAAAGCTCTTATATAAAATAACATTGTTACAAGACGGTGAACCGTTGACTGATCAAGAGATCTACTATGAGGGAGGCGACATTCCGATTAAGACGGATATTGATGGAGTAGCCCTCTTTGGACCAGCAGATGGGTTTACAGCTGAAAGCGTAAATCTTGCAGATGGAGCAACTCAAAATTTCACAACGACTTTCTTAAGTGGAGGAAACTACGAGTTGCACGTACAATTAGTTGATGCCGTAGATAAAAGTCTAGCCATTGGCGCACAAGGCACACAGCACATTTACGTAGGTGAAGCGGGCAATGTAACTTTTGATTTTGGTCCGGACTTTGATTTACTAAAAGAGGGAGAAGCAACAACTTTTAATTTAACAGCAACCGCAAGTGATATTAATGAAACCATTCCAATGCAGTTTAAAATTTTGTTAACGGATATAGAAGGCACACCACTTGCGAATCAAAAATTCTCATATACAACAATTGAGGGCAATCCAAGTTCGTTTGAAACAAATCAAGAAGGGGAAGCCATTTTTGGTCCTCAAGAGGGCTTTACCGTTGGTGCCTTGAATTTACAAGGAGGCGTTACCATACCAGTAACCATCAATATGCATGAAAGTGGCCGCTATGTGATGGATATTGGATTAGTAACGAAGGAAAATCCTGATATTGCAGTAGGAGAGTTTACTGAGAAAGAATTCACTGTAAATGCGCCAGGTGATATGTCGAAAACAACATTTAGTGGATTTGATACCTTTGTAGCAGGAACGCAAAATGAGTTTGCTGTAAACTTAAAAGCTGAAAATGTAACTTTAGATGATGTTAGTTACAAGGCAATGCTAGTTGATGAAGACGAGAATCCGGTCACTAATTATCGTGTTGAATATTATGATAATGATCTTCAGGATTGGATAGATGTTGTTGTGATTGAGGATGAAATGTTCTTTGGGCCTTATGCAGGGATTGCTCCGGAAGACACAAACTTAGCAAGTGGAGAAGAAGTAAAATTTAGAGCGAGTATTGATAAACCTGGCACATATAATTTTAAAGTAGCTGTTGTCGATACATTAGATTCAGATGTGTTAGTAGACGATTGGGCAATAACAACATTTACGGTAGCGACAGCACCAACTTCATGA
- a CDS encoding MFS transporter → MGLPKANDNRVATTQYNILFIIALCHLLNDSIQAVIPAMFPILERSMNLSYTQLGFIGFSLNFVSSIMQPLVGYVADKRPTPYVLPIALTSTFIGIIGLALAPSYALIICSVLLIGFGSAMFHPEASRVTYLAAGPRRGLAQSIFQVGGNSGSALGPVITALILVPLGQVGAIWFGLVALTAVLFLTYIAKWYKQIIQTEAPLKKTHSNKDASFSKAIIFTLTIIVLLVFVRSWYISSITNFYSFYAIETYGVSIADAQSFLFLFLLFGAIGTFVGGPLADRYGKRNIIFLSMVASTPLAIVLPFAPKILAYVLISMIGFILMSSFSVTVVYAQELMPANIGMMSGFIVGLAFGMGAIGSVALGAIADTIGLVETIILIGFLPLFGILTFLLPADKTNMM, encoded by the coding sequence ATGGGCTTACCAAAAGCAAATGACAACCGGGTTGCCACGACACAATACAACATACTTTTTATCATAGCTCTATGTCATTTATTAAATGATTCTATACAAGCCGTTATCCCAGCGATGTTTCCTATTTTGGAGAGATCTATGAATCTTTCATACACTCAGCTTGGATTTATTGGTTTTTCTCTTAATTTTGTTTCCTCTATAATGCAGCCTTTAGTGGGCTATGTAGCGGATAAGCGTCCAACACCATATGTTCTTCCTATTGCATTAACTAGTACTTTTATTGGTATTATTGGATTGGCACTTGCTCCAAGCTACGCTTTGATTATTTGTTCGGTCCTTTTAATTGGCTTTGGTTCTGCTATGTTCCATCCTGAAGCGTCTCGCGTAACATATTTAGCTGCAGGTCCACGAAGAGGATTAGCACAGTCCATCTTCCAGGTAGGTGGAAACAGCGGATCAGCATTAGGACCTGTTATTACAGCCCTTATATTAGTACCTCTTGGTCAAGTTGGTGCTATTTGGTTCGGTCTCGTTGCCTTAACAGCCGTTTTATTTTTAACATATATAGCAAAATGGTACAAGCAAATTATACAAACAGAAGCGCCTTTAAAAAAGACGCATAGTAACAAGGATGCCTCCTTTTCTAAGGCTATAATATTTACATTAACCATCATTGTATTATTAGTATTTGTTAGGTCATGGTACATTTCATCCATCACTAACTTTTATTCATTTTATGCCATCGAAACATATGGTGTATCTATCGCCGACGCACAAAGCTTTCTTTTTCTTTTTTTATTGTTTGGTGCTATAGGTACATTTGTTGGTGGACCATTGGCAGACCGCTATGGCAAACGTAACATTATTTTTTTATCAATGGTAGCCTCAACACCACTTGCCATCGTATTGCCTTTTGCACCGAAAATACTTGCATATGTGTTAATTAGTATGATTGGTTTCATATTGATGTCGAGTTTCTCTGTTACAGTAGTCTATGCTCAAGAATTAATGCCCGCAAACATTGGGATGATGTCCGGCTTTATTGTTGGCCTCGCATTTGGAATGGGCGCAATTGGGTCTGTTGCACTTGGTGCCATAGCCGATACAATAGGTCTCGTTGAAACAATAATACTTATCGGTTTTTTACCTTTATTCGGTATACTTACTTTCCTATTACCCGCAGATAAAACAAATATGATGTAG